Proteins co-encoded in one Hymenobacter swuensis DY53 genomic window:
- a CDS encoding DNA-directed RNA polymerase subunit omega — MKTPNNVSASIVTRNMSDFTHETGNVYESLAIISKRANQISVKLKEELNGKLAEFATTVDNLEEVFENREQIEISKHYERLPKPTNLAIEEFLEGKVHFRTPAEEEVKG; from the coding sequence ATGAAGACTCCTAACAACGTTTCGGCCTCTATTGTAACCCGTAACATGTCGGATTTCACCCACGAAACCGGCAACGTGTACGAGAGCCTGGCCATCATCTCGAAGCGCGCTAACCAGATTTCGGTGAAGCTGAAGGAAGAGCTGAACGGCAAGCTGGCAGAATTTGCTACCACCGTGGATAACCTGGAAGAGGTGTTCGAGAACCGTGAGCAGATTGAAATTTCCAAGCACTACGAGCGGCTGCCCAAGCCCACCAACCTCGCTATTGAAGAGTTCCTGGAGGGCAAGGTGCATTTCCGTACGCCGGCCGAAGAAGAAGTAAAAGGCTAA
- the porD gene encoding type IX secretion system protein PorD: MRKFLLLFLLLPALLLTLPAQAQELLSEVTVTTENVTISDRQLVQDMKNAMQTFLNTRAFTNQVYRPEEKIRCKVFVGITEIPQNGTYKATVRILSTRPVYGTGYETNVLSFADRGWIFNYSPQNPIDYSQNTFVGNLSSLLTFYAYIIIGMDQDSFAPLSGSPYYDRARTILVNAASQNVTNETDEGWKDTNNGNRYWLLNNLQDPQLEAFRSAIYAYYRQGMDIFITKPEEARAGMATALQGVQQAVQRRPGTLLARAFFTTKAAEISDVFRTSPSQEQKTQVTTLLTEMDPTNSAKYQTILRQP; the protein is encoded by the coding sequence ATGCGTAAGTTTCTGCTGTTGTTTTTGCTGCTGCCCGCTCTGTTGCTCACGCTTCCGGCACAGGCGCAGGAGCTGTTATCCGAGGTAACGGTGACCACCGAAAACGTGACCATATCGGACCGGCAGCTAGTGCAGGATATGAAGAACGCCATGCAGACGTTCCTGAATACCCGTGCCTTCACTAACCAGGTGTATCGCCCGGAAGAGAAGATTCGGTGCAAGGTTTTCGTGGGCATTACTGAAATTCCGCAGAACGGAACGTACAAAGCCACCGTCCGGATTTTGAGCACTCGCCCGGTGTACGGTACCGGTTACGAAACCAACGTGCTGAGCTTTGCCGACCGGGGCTGGATTTTCAACTACTCGCCCCAGAACCCGATTGACTACTCGCAGAACACGTTTGTCGGGAATCTGTCGTCTTTGCTGACCTTCTATGCCTACATCATCATTGGGATGGACCAAGATAGCTTTGCGCCCCTGAGCGGCTCGCCGTACTACGACCGCGCCCGCACGATTCTGGTAAATGCCGCCTCCCAGAACGTGACCAATGAGACTGATGAAGGCTGGAAGGACACCAACAACGGCAACCGGTACTGGCTGCTCAATAACCTGCAGGACCCGCAACTGGAAGCTTTCCGGAGCGCCATTTATGCTTACTACCGGCAGGGAATGGATATCTTCATCACCAAGCCCGAAGAGGCCCGCGCCGGTATGGCCACGGCGCTGCAGGGAGTGCAGCAGGCTGTGCAACGGCGGCCTGGCACACTGCTGGCCCGGGCCTTTTTCACCACGAAAGCCGCCGAAATTTCGGATGTATTCCGCACTAGTCCCAGTCAGGAGCAGAAAACTCAGGTAACCACGTTGCTCACGGAAATGGACCCAACCAACTCGGCTAAATACCAGACCATTCTGCGGCAACCCTAA
- the recN gene encoding DNA repair protein RecN, whose translation MLVDLRIQNYALIEKLELRPSALLNIITGETGAGKSIMLGAIGLLLGNRADSRMLFDTEKKCVIEGQFDISGYQLQDIFEAEDLDYDRQCILRREISPAGKSRAFVNDTPVTLEALRNIGANLMDIHSQHDTLLLGDSMFQLNLLDLYAGLVPTRGQYSNAYRQYRKQDADLKALEDQVAQANKELDYHSFLLNELEEASLDNEHQDDLEQEVKQLEHAEEIKFKLTHALQGLSENEYCATGALKDAATLLGQIAAYSEPVRELKLRIDSCLIELHDIADEIEAVERRTEGDPARIDELQSRLNVLYSLQRKHQVRDVVALLAVRADLRDKVSSVLNLDKQISRLRRDVETSLAAVQKQALRLSEARRKVFPKFEKELAALLMDLGMPHARIVVQHQECAPSASGTDVISILFTANKGAQPQTLSKAASGGEFSRLMLCIKYMLADKTALPTIVFDEIDTGISGEIAVKVGRMMQQMAKKHQLIAISHLPQMAAAGDAHYFVYKEDRADRTVSRIRQLSQEERIQEIAQMISGANPSLHATQSARELLALRGVEMAG comes from the coding sequence ATGCTGGTTGATCTACGAATTCAGAATTACGCCCTGATTGAAAAGCTGGAGCTTCGGCCCTCCGCTTTGCTCAACATCATTACCGGCGAAACAGGAGCTGGTAAGTCGATTATGCTGGGGGCCATTGGCCTGCTTTTGGGCAACCGCGCCGACTCCCGCATGCTCTTCGATACGGAAAAGAAGTGTGTGATTGAGGGGCAGTTTGATATCAGCGGGTATCAGCTTCAGGATATTTTCGAAGCCGAAGACCTGGACTATGACCGGCAGTGTATCCTGCGCCGTGAAATTAGTCCGGCCGGGAAAAGCCGCGCTTTCGTGAACGACACGCCCGTTACGCTGGAAGCCCTGCGTAACATTGGTGCTAATCTCATGGATATTCACTCCCAGCACGATACGCTGCTGCTGGGCGACTCTATGTTTCAGCTGAATCTGCTGGACCTATACGCTGGTTTGGTACCCACGCGGGGGCAGTACAGCAACGCCTATCGGCAGTACCGTAAGCAGGACGCCGACCTGAAGGCCCTGGAAGACCAGGTGGCTCAGGCTAATAAAGAGTTGGATTATCACAGCTTTCTGCTTAATGAGTTGGAAGAAGCCAGCTTGGATAATGAACATCAGGACGACCTGGAGCAGGAAGTAAAGCAGCTGGAACACGCCGAGGAAATCAAGTTCAAGCTGACCCACGCGCTGCAGGGCCTCTCGGAAAACGAGTACTGCGCCACCGGAGCCCTCAAGGATGCCGCCACGCTGCTGGGGCAAATTGCAGCTTATTCAGAACCGGTGCGGGAACTGAAGCTGCGCATTGACAGCTGCCTGATTGAACTGCACGATATTGCCGACGAAATTGAAGCCGTAGAGCGCCGCACCGAAGGCGACCCGGCCCGCATCGACGAGCTGCAGAGCCGCCTGAACGTACTCTACAGTCTGCAACGAAAGCACCAAGTGCGGGATGTGGTAGCGTTGCTGGCCGTGCGCGCCGACCTGCGCGACAAAGTAAGCTCCGTCCTCAACCTGGATAAGCAGATCAGCCGGCTCCGCCGCGACGTGGAAACCAGCCTGGCCGCCGTGCAGAAACAGGCCCTGCGTCTCTCGGAGGCCCGCCGTAAGGTGTTTCCGAAGTTTGAAAAAGAGCTGGCCGCTCTGCTCATGGATCTGGGAATGCCCCACGCGCGCATTGTGGTGCAGCACCAAGAATGCGCACCCAGCGCCAGCGGCACCGATGTTATCAGTATTCTGTTCACGGCCAACAAAGGTGCCCAGCCCCAGACGCTGAGCAAGGCTGCCTCGGGCGGGGAGTTTTCGCGCCTGATGCTGTGCATTAAGTACATGCTGGCCGATAAAACGGCTCTGCCGACGATAGTGTTCGATGAAATTGACACCGGCATCAGCGGCGAAATTGCGGTGAAAGTGGGCCGCATGATGCAGCAGATGGCCAAAAAGCACCAGCTCATTGCCATCAGCCACCTGCCTCAAATGGCCGCCGCCGGCGACGCGCATTACTTCGTGTACAAGGAAGACCGCGCTGACCGCACCGTGAGCCGCATCCGCCAGCTCAGCCAGGAAGAGCGTATTCAGGAAATTGCCCAGATGATTTCCGGTGCCAACCCCAGCCTGCACGCCACCCAGAGCGCCCGGGAACTGCTGGCCCTGCGTGGGGTAGAAATGGCGGGGTAA
- a CDS encoding pectinesterase family protein, producing MSFLSSTICYLTSLSNHISLKRLLLVLALLWPVLRQAVAAAPIYDFVVAQDGSGQFRTVQEAFNAVPDFRKKVTTIFIKKGVYKEKLLLAGSKQFVKLVGEDREQTILTYDDYNQKKNIFGEDKGTSGSASCYIYGFDFTAENLTFQNSSGPVGQAVAVWVAGDKARFRNCRFLGFQDTLYTYGYGSRQYYQDCYIEGTVDFIFGSSTVWFEKCTIFCKTGGFVTAASTPDSTRYGYVFNQCRITGDAPAGSFYLGRPWRPYAKTVFISCELGRQIKPEGWDHWDKESNKQTARYAEFQSRGPGAAPAKRVNWAGQLSEAEARQYTRQNVLRNWDPTTN from the coding sequence ATGTCTTTCCTTTCTTCAACAATCTGCTATCTAACCAGCCTTTCCAACCATATCAGCCTGAAGCGTCTGCTGCTTGTGCTGGCGTTGCTCTGGCCTGTACTGCGTCAGGCAGTAGCAGCCGCGCCCATCTACGATTTTGTGGTAGCGCAGGATGGATCGGGGCAGTTCCGGACGGTGCAGGAGGCGTTCAATGCCGTGCCTGATTTCCGGAAGAAAGTCACGACCATTTTCATTAAGAAGGGCGTGTACAAGGAGAAGCTGCTGCTGGCCGGCTCCAAGCAATTTGTGAAGCTGGTGGGCGAAGACCGGGAGCAAACCATTCTCACTTACGACGACTACAACCAGAAAAAGAACATTTTTGGGGAGGATAAGGGCACGTCGGGTTCGGCCAGTTGCTACATCTACGGCTTCGATTTCACGGCCGAAAACCTCACGTTTCAGAACTCCTCGGGGCCGGTGGGGCAGGCGGTGGCGGTATGGGTGGCCGGCGACAAAGCTCGGTTCAGAAACTGCCGCTTTCTCGGTTTCCAAGATACATTATACACCTACGGCTACGGCAGCCGCCAGTATTACCAGGACTGCTACATCGAAGGCACCGTAGATTTCATCTTCGGCAGCAGCACGGTGTGGTTTGAGAAGTGCACCATCTTCTGCAAAACCGGTGGCTTCGTCACGGCCGCTTCCACGCCCGACAGCACCCGCTACGGCTACGTGTTCAATCAGTGCCGCATAACCGGCGACGCCCCGGCCGGCAGCTTCTACCTGGGCCGGCCCTGGCGGCCCTACGCCAAAACCGTGTTTATAAGCTGCGAGCTGGGCCGGCAGATCAAGCCCGAAGGCTGGGACCATTGGGATAAGGAAAGCAACAAGCAAACCGCCCGCTACGCCGAGTTTCAGAGCCGCGGCCCCGGGGCCGCCCCAGCCAAGCGCGTCAACTGGGCTGGGCAACTCTCTGAGGCCGAAGCCCGGCAGTATACCCGCCAGAACGTGCTGCGCAACTGGGACCCCACAACCAACTGA
- a CDS encoding OstA-like protein: MSFPKPLFLLWLLLLPALAWAQQRPAARPGSQPAPVQGQRIELLTASELQGGDFNGVEIRKLIGNVSFRQGTTLLYCDSAYQYTERNALEAFSNVRIIQNDTITITGDRGTYDGDTRKARMTGNVTMRDPRMTLTTQLLDYDLNNNLAYYSTGGHLQDPENTLDSQFGYYNTVSKVFSFKRNVKLVTKENTIDTDTLQYNTVSKIAYFFGPTRIKGKQGNLYAENGTYNTATKISNFARNAKIETPNYLLGGDKLYYDEARQYGVATGRVSMTSKKDNLVIRGDVGRYWRAQGRAKVYGSQPVMRNISDKDTLYLSADTLVSVEGRPPQNKAGVIYAYRKVRIFRSDLQGRCDSLTYDRQDSIIYLSHDPVLWNKGNQLTADSMQIQQRRGKIDQMRLFGHAFSIGEDTLGNFNQVKGRNMVAYFGEKAIKKIDVLGNAESLYYALEGDTAVSGVNKSVSATMALRFQDSKLQTISFLTNPEAQFIPPNELKPEDARLKDFSWRPTERPTRRQTLGKHFAPLPKPKKKAAPAKKTTTKKATPARKKPVAPKLKSTSKSVKK, encoded by the coding sequence ATGTCGTTCCCGAAGCCTCTTTTTCTTCTTTGGCTGCTGCTCCTGCCGGCCCTGGCGTGGGCCCAGCAGCGCCCGGCCGCGCGGCCCGGAAGCCAACCCGCCCCCGTTCAGGGCCAGCGGATTGAGCTGCTGACTGCCTCCGAATTGCAGGGCGGTGATTTCAACGGGGTGGAAATCCGCAAGCTGATTGGCAACGTGAGCTTCCGGCAGGGCACCACGCTGCTCTACTGCGACTCGGCCTATCAGTACACCGAGCGGAATGCGCTGGAGGCCTTCAGCAACGTGCGCATCATTCAGAACGACACCATCACCATTACCGGCGACCGGGGCACTTACGACGGCGACACCCGCAAGGCCCGCATGACCGGCAACGTGACCATGCGCGACCCGCGCATGACCCTTACCACCCAGCTGCTCGACTACGACCTGAACAACAACTTGGCTTACTACAGCACCGGCGGCCACCTCCAGGACCCCGAAAACACCCTCGACAGCCAGTTTGGCTATTACAACACGGTGAGCAAGGTGTTCAGCTTCAAGCGCAACGTGAAGCTGGTGACCAAGGAAAATACCATCGACACCGACACGCTGCAGTATAACACCGTCAGCAAGATTGCCTACTTCTTCGGGCCGACGCGCATCAAGGGCAAGCAGGGCAACCTCTACGCCGAAAACGGCACCTATAACACCGCCACCAAGATTTCCAACTTCGCCCGCAACGCCAAAATCGAAACGCCCAACTACCTGCTGGGCGGCGACAAGCTGTATTACGACGAAGCCCGGCAGTATGGCGTGGCCACCGGCCGGGTGTCGATGACCAGCAAAAAGGACAACCTCGTGATTCGGGGCGACGTGGGGCGGTACTGGCGGGCCCAAGGCCGGGCCAAGGTGTACGGCAGCCAGCCCGTAATGCGCAACATCTCGGACAAGGACACGCTGTATCTGTCGGCCGATACGCTGGTGAGCGTGGAGGGCCGTCCGCCCCAGAACAAGGCTGGCGTGATTTACGCTTACCGCAAGGTGCGCATCTTTCGCTCGGACCTGCAGGGCCGCTGCGACTCGCTCACCTACGACCGGCAGGACTCCATCATCTACCTCAGCCACGACCCGGTGCTCTGGAACAAGGGCAACCAGCTCACCGCCGACTCGATGCAGATCCAGCAGCGGCGCGGTAAAATCGACCAGATGCGGCTGTTCGGGCACGCGTTCAGCATTGGGGAGGACACGCTGGGCAACTTCAACCAAGTGAAGGGCCGCAACATGGTGGCTTACTTCGGGGAGAAGGCCATAAAAAAAATTGATGTGCTTGGCAACGCCGAGAGCCTCTACTATGCTCTTGAGGGCGACACGGCCGTGTCGGGCGTGAACAAAAGCGTCTCGGCCACCATGGCCCTGCGGTTCCAGGACAGCAAGCTCCAAACCATCAGTTTTCTCACCAACCCCGAAGCCCAATTCATCCCGCCGAACGAGTTGAAACCGGAAGATGCTAGACTAAAGGATTTCAGCTGGCGTCCCACGGAACGGCCCACCCGCCGCCAGACGTTAGGAAAACACTTTGCGCCACTGCCCAAACCCAAAAAGAAGGCGGCCCCCGCGAAAAAAACGACAACCAAAAAAGCTACTCCGGCCCGCAAAAAGCCGGTGGCTCCTAAATTGAAATCAACTTCTAAATCAGTGAAGAAATAA
- a CDS encoding enoyl-ACP reductase FabI produces MSNLLAGKVGIISGALNEESIAWKVALKAHAEGARFVLTNAPLAMRMGEINKLSEQCNAPIIPADATSMEDLEKLFSGAQEHLGGKLDFVLHSIGMSANIRKGKHYGELNYEWYQKTLDVSALSFHKMLAVAEKQDAFNEWGSAVALSYIAAQRAFLDYTDMSQAKAMLESIARSYGQRLGKLKKVRVNTISQSPTKTTAGTGISGFDAFYEYANRLSPLGNAPAEACADYCISLFSDLTRYVTMQNLMHDGGFSTTGISEEIVELITNAKQ; encoded by the coding sequence ATGTCAAACCTGCTCGCGGGCAAAGTCGGTATCATTTCCGGCGCGCTGAATGAAGAATCCATTGCCTGGAAAGTAGCCCTGAAGGCCCACGCCGAAGGTGCCCGCTTTGTGCTCACCAACGCCCCGCTGGCCATGCGCATGGGCGAAATCAACAAGCTCTCGGAGCAGTGCAACGCGCCCATCATCCCGGCCGATGCCACTTCTATGGAGGACCTAGAGAAGCTGTTCTCGGGGGCGCAGGAGCACCTCGGCGGCAAGCTCGATTTCGTGCTGCACAGCATTGGTATGAGTGCCAACATCCGCAAAGGCAAGCACTACGGTGAACTGAACTATGAGTGGTACCAGAAGACGCTCGATGTATCGGCGCTGTCGTTCCACAAGATGCTGGCCGTGGCGGAAAAGCAGGACGCCTTCAACGAGTGGGGCTCGGCCGTGGCCCTGAGCTACATTGCCGCCCAGCGCGCCTTCCTAGACTACACCGACATGTCGCAGGCCAAGGCCATGCTCGAAAGCATTGCCCGCAGCTACGGCCAGCGCCTCGGTAAGCTCAAGAAAGTGCGCGTGAACACCATTAGCCAGTCGCCCACCAAAACCACGGCCGGCACCGGCATCAGCGGCTTCGATGCGTTTTACGAGTACGCCAACCGCCTTTCGCCGCTGGGCAACGCCCCGGCCGAAGCCTGCGCCGACTACTGCATTTCGCTGTTCTCGGACCTGACCCGCTACGTGACCATGCAGAACCTCATGCACGACGGCGGCTTCAGCACCACCGGCATCTCGGAGGAAATCGTGGAACTGATTACGAACGCTAAGCAGTAG
- a CDS encoding flavoprotein has translation MLQGRKILLGVCGSIAAYKSALLVRQLVKAGADVQVILTPAAVAFVTPLTLSTLSKQPVLQGFLKDEQAGEWHNHVHLGLWADALVVAPASANTLAHLANGFCDTLLDAVYLSARCPVFVAPAMDLDMYQHPATQANLRRLREYGNTVWESPAGELASGLSGPGRMLEPEDIVRELEQFFELKRKN, from the coding sequence ATGCTACAGGGGCGGAAAATTCTACTGGGAGTATGCGGCAGTATTGCTGCCTATAAATCGGCTTTGCTGGTACGGCAACTGGTAAAGGCCGGTGCCGACGTGCAGGTGATTCTAACGCCCGCTGCCGTTGCTTTCGTCACGCCCCTAACGCTGTCCACGTTATCGAAGCAGCCGGTATTGCAGGGCTTCCTGAAAGATGAACAGGCCGGCGAGTGGCACAACCATGTACACCTGGGCCTCTGGGCCGACGCGCTGGTGGTAGCTCCGGCCTCGGCCAATACGCTGGCTCATTTGGCTAACGGATTCTGCGACACGTTGCTCGATGCCGTGTACCTCTCGGCCCGCTGCCCTGTGTTCGTGGCCCCTGCCATGGACTTGGATATGTATCAGCATCCGGCCACGCAGGCTAATCTGCGCCGCCTGCGCGAGTATGGCAATACGGTGTGGGAGTCGCCGGCCGGCGAGCTGGCCAGCGGCCTGAGCGGCCCCGGCCGCATGCTGGAACCGGAGGATATTGTGCGGGAGTTGGAGCAGTTTTTTGAGTTAAAAAGGAAGAATTAA
- a CDS encoding phosphopantothenoylcysteine decarboxylase domain-containing protein, with amino-acid sequence MRVLITAGPTYEPLDPVRFIGNHSTGKMGYALAETFAAEGAEVVLISGPTNLPDPTSPTIRTVRVQTADEMYRAAAAEAAATDVWVFAAAVADYKPAHVAENKIKKAGDTLVLELVKNVDIAAELGKTKRPGQFSVGFALETENEQAHALGKLQRKNFDLVVLNSLRDAGAGFRHDTNKITLLEADGQVTIFDLKSKAEVARDIVRAVLARLPHPHA; translated from the coding sequence ATGCGCGTCCTCATTACTGCCGGCCCTACTTACGAACCGTTGGACCCGGTGCGGTTTATCGGCAACCACAGTACCGGCAAAATGGGCTACGCGCTGGCCGAGACGTTTGCGGCGGAAGGCGCGGAGGTAGTCCTCATCAGTGGCCCAACCAACCTGCCCGACCCAACCAGCCCCACCATCCGGACGGTGCGGGTGCAGACGGCGGATGAGATGTACCGGGCGGCCGCAGCCGAAGCTGCTGCCACCGACGTATGGGTATTTGCGGCCGCCGTGGCTGATTACAAGCCGGCGCACGTTGCCGAAAACAAGATCAAGAAGGCCGGTGACACGCTTGTGCTGGAACTGGTGAAGAACGTAGACATTGCCGCCGAGCTGGGGAAAACCAAGCGGCCCGGACAATTTTCCGTGGGTTTTGCGTTGGAAACGGAGAACGAGCAGGCCCATGCCCTCGGCAAGCTACAACGTAAGAATTTTGACCTCGTGGTATTGAACTCCCTGCGCGACGCCGGGGCTGGTTTCCGTCACGATACCAACAAGATTACGTTGCTGGAAGCTGACGGGCAGGTGACTATCTTCGACCTAAAATCCAAAGCTGAAGTGGCTCGTGATATTGTCCGCGCCGTTTTGGCCCGTTTGCCCCATCCTCATGCGTAA
- a CDS encoding outer membrane protein assembly factor BamD has product MLSFRPAFFVLLLSTLLLGSCTGYQKLLKSTDVNKKYEAAIQYYDKGDFFKAGTLLEELIPLLKGRPEAEKAQFYFANTNFRQRNYTLSAYYFKTFYETYPNSTYAEEAAFMQAKSLFRDSPEFQLDQTNTYSAIEVIQDFLNRFPESRFRAETEGMSQELQKKLENKAFNGARLYYDLRYYQSAVTAFTGFQQQYPSSAYGEQAAFLKLNAQFDLATESVEEKQRERYLETIAFYQNFIDAFPQSKSLKEAERMYDTARNAVAKLKPADPTAAK; this is encoded by the coding sequence ATGCTGTCTTTCCGTCCTGCCTTCTTTGTTCTGTTATTGAGCACCTTGCTGCTCGGCTCCTGCACCGGCTATCAGAAGCTGCTCAAGAGCACCGACGTGAACAAGAAGTACGAAGCTGCCATTCAGTACTACGATAAAGGCGACTTCTTTAAGGCTGGTACCCTGCTCGAAGAGCTGATTCCGCTGCTCAAGGGCCGCCCGGAAGCGGAAAAGGCCCAGTTTTATTTCGCCAACACCAACTTCCGGCAGCGCAATTATACCCTGAGCGCCTACTACTTCAAGACGTTCTACGAAACCTACCCCAACTCTACGTACGCTGAGGAAGCCGCTTTCATGCAGGCCAAATCCCTGTTCCGCGACTCGCCGGAGTTTCAGCTTGACCAGACCAACACGTACTCGGCCATTGAGGTAATTCAGGATTTTCTGAACCGGTTTCCCGAGAGCCGCTTCCGCGCCGAAACCGAAGGTATGTCGCAGGAGTTGCAGAAGAAACTGGAAAACAAGGCGTTCAACGGCGCCCGCCTGTACTACGATTTGCGCTACTACCAATCAGCTGTAACGGCTTTCACCGGTTTTCAGCAGCAATACCCCTCGTCGGCGTACGGTGAGCAGGCGGCTTTTCTGAAGCTGAATGCCCAGTTTGATCTGGCCACCGAAAGCGTGGAGGAAAAGCAGCGGGAACGGTATCTGGAAACTATTGCGTTCTACCAGAACTTCATCGATGCTTTCCCGCAAAGCAAAAGCCTCAAGGAAGCGGAGCGGATGTACGATACGGCCCGCAATGCTGTAGCAAAGCTCAAACCCGCTGACCCCACGGCAGCTAAATAA
- a CDS encoding DUF3885 domain-containing protein, with translation MSSPLTQFFQQHATNSPDSRLLSYHLPAWIRFDLQVLLSPDDTGYFAQVLHRATTLFEAAFAPTDEVLLVYQEHRYKRHRIHSSGYLFRQLGIHKHDVTFRNRRAIANPETYHEGRWSEALYSTVAAQIPHRTLLAAISHLDFPDQNRQTLHGQLYFFNQTRGLIFFMYDDRGLVISSNSPETIRPLYQKYNDWILDYDRTTIDALFSAATTPSP, from the coding sequence ATGTCCTCGCCTCTAACCCAGTTTTTTCAGCAGCACGCCACTAATTCACCGGATTCCCGCTTGCTGTCTTATCACTTGCCGGCTTGGATTCGCTTTGACCTGCAAGTCCTGCTTTCGCCTGATGATACCGGCTACTTTGCTCAGGTTCTGCATCGGGCTACTACCTTGTTCGAAGCGGCCTTTGCGCCGACCGATGAGGTGCTACTGGTGTATCAGGAACACCGCTACAAACGCCACCGTATCCATAGTAGCGGCTATTTGTTCCGACAATTGGGCATCCACAAGCACGACGTCACGTTTCGCAATCGACGGGCCATAGCTAATCCGGAAACGTATCATGAAGGACGTTGGAGTGAGGCGCTCTATTCCACCGTCGCAGCCCAAATACCGCACCGAACGCTGCTGGCCGCCATCAGCCACCTGGATTTCCCGGACCAGAACAGACAAACGCTCCACGGTCAGCTCTACTTTTTCAACCAGACCCGGGGGCTTATTTTCTTCATGTATGATGATCGTGGCTTAGTCATCAGCAGCAATAGCCCGGAAACAATCCGGCCTCTATATCAAAAATACAACGACTGGATTCTTGACTACGACAGGACAACCATAGACGCGCTGTTTTCAGCAGCTACAACTCCTAGCCCCTGA